One Aegilops tauschii subsp. strangulata cultivar AL8/78 chromosome 7, Aet v6.0, whole genome shotgun sequence genomic window carries:
- the LOC109732667 gene encoding uncharacterized protein isoform X1: MSSSTASSTSSSSSASSSSSSRVVGTGSRLRRPYFLRRGKAKRTCDARSREGGGRESEKGPDADDAAAAPHAVGSCSSGISLLCSVWADQPWWFPLITARLNRHRPILIATESQPLPPPRPHAPATSPPAIFRAPRRLRLRLILIMLRLRLHPCPRFSPPGSHPAFPRQLAASPLPELSFQSTVTALRTRIPPLQAAASRAASGEERGGVDEDEEDADLDNALTKTRRLVECAMFASVAGLAYFLSNSLAIENYFSCFFPLPIVISSLRWGLEAGRKTMVATVLLLFTLSGPVKASTYLLMHGVVGLAMGTMWRLETDWIASIIICSIFALQIRAVGACGYVLVSSFLIRENILQLITVNVHASLTYILAAAGMNAVPSMDAIYVIFGTLLLLNCGFFVFILHIIYTIFLTKLGIKPSLRPPRWLGKATFS; encoded by the exons ATGTCCTCGTCAACCGCCTCCTCcacgtcgtcgtcgtcatccgcctcctcgtcgtcgtcgtcgagGGTGGTGGGTACCGGCTCGCGGCTCCGGCGGCCGTATTTCCTCAGGCGAGGGAAGGCGAAGAGGACGTGCGACGCGCGCAGCCGGGAGGGCGGCGGCCGCGAGAGCGAGAAGGGGCCCGACGCCGACGACGCCGCAGCGGCGCCACACGCGGTCGGCAGCTGCAGCAGTGGCATTTCACTTTTGTGTTCAGTCTGGGCGGACCAGCCATGGTGGTTTCCTCTTATCACCGCGAGACTTAACCGGCACCGTCCGATCCTTATCGCAACCGAATCGCAGCCTCTGCCTCCGCCTCGCCCCCACGCGCCCGCCACCTCCCCGCCGGCCATTTTCCGGGCACctcgccgcctccgcctccgcctgaTTCTTATTATGCTTCGCCTTCGCCTCCATCCTTGCCCCCGCTTCTCTCCGCCGGGATCCCACCCCGCCTTCCCTCGCCAGTTGGCCGCCTCTCCGCTCCCAGAGCTCTCCTTCCAATCCACCGTCACCGCGCTCAGAACCCGAATCCCTCCGCTCCAGGCCGCCGCCAGCCGAGCCGCCTCCGGAGAGGAACGAGGGGGCGTCGACGAGGACGAGGAAGACGCGGACCTGGACAATGCACTCACCAAGACACGGCGGCTCGTCGAGTGCGCCATGTTCGCATCCGTTGCTGGCCTCGCCTACTTCCTCAGCAACTCCCTCGCCATCGAG AATTACTTCAGCTGCTTTTTTCCATTGCCGATAGTCATCTCCTCCTTGAGATGGGGATTAGAAGCTGGCAGGAAAACAATG GTGGCTACTGTTTTACTGCTCTTCACATTGTCTGGCCCTGTCAAAGCATCGACTTATCTG CTTATGCACGGGGTAGTTGGTCTAGCCATGGGTACTATGTGGAG GTTGGAGACCGATTGGATTGCTTCCATCATAATCTGCTCAATT TTTGCTTTGCAGATCCGTGCGGTGGGAGCTTGTGGATATGTGTTAGTTTCATCGTTCCTGATACGAGAAAACATTCTTCAATTG ATAACCGTTAACGTGCATGCCTCCTTAACGTACATTCTGGCGGCGGCTGGTATGAACGCAGTTCCATCCATGGATGCAATATATGTAATCTTTGGGACACTG CTTCTACTTAATTGTGGATTCTTTGTCTTCATACTGCACATAATCTACACAATCTTCCTGACCAAGCTTGGAATCAAGCCTTCGCTGAGACCTCCACGATGGCTGGGCAAAGCAACTTTTAGTTGA
- the LOC109732667 gene encoding uncharacterized protein isoform X2: MSSSTASSTSSSSSASSSSSSRVVGTGSRLRRPYFLRRGKAKRTCDARSREGGGRESEKGPDADDAAAAPHAVGSCSSGISLLCSVWADQPWWFPLITARLNRHRPILIATESQPLPPPRPHAPATSPPAIFRAPRRLRLRLILIMLRLRLHPCPRFSPPGSHPAFPRQLAASPLPELSFQSTVTALRTRIPPLQAAASRAASGEERGGVDEDEEDADLDNALTKTRRLVECAMFASVAGLAYFLSNSLAIENYFSCFFPLPIVISSLRWGLEAGRKTMVATVLLLFTLSGPVKASTYLLMHGVVGLAMGTMWRLETDWIASIIICSIIRAVGACGYVLVSSFLIRENILQLITVNVHASLTYILAAAGMNAVPSMDAIYVIFGTLLLLNCGFFVFILHIIYTIFLTKLGIKPSLRPPRWLGKATFS; encoded by the exons ATGTCCTCGTCAACCGCCTCCTCcacgtcgtcgtcgtcatccgcctcctcgtcgtcgtcgtcgagGGTGGTGGGTACCGGCTCGCGGCTCCGGCGGCCGTATTTCCTCAGGCGAGGGAAGGCGAAGAGGACGTGCGACGCGCGCAGCCGGGAGGGCGGCGGCCGCGAGAGCGAGAAGGGGCCCGACGCCGACGACGCCGCAGCGGCGCCACACGCGGTCGGCAGCTGCAGCAGTGGCATTTCACTTTTGTGTTCAGTCTGGGCGGACCAGCCATGGTGGTTTCCTCTTATCACCGCGAGACTTAACCGGCACCGTCCGATCCTTATCGCAACCGAATCGCAGCCTCTGCCTCCGCCTCGCCCCCACGCGCCCGCCACCTCCCCGCCGGCCATTTTCCGGGCACctcgccgcctccgcctccgcctgaTTCTTATTATGCTTCGCCTTCGCCTCCATCCTTGCCCCCGCTTCTCTCCGCCGGGATCCCACCCCGCCTTCCCTCGCCAGTTGGCCGCCTCTCCGCTCCCAGAGCTCTCCTTCCAATCCACCGTCACCGCGCTCAGAACCCGAATCCCTCCGCTCCAGGCCGCCGCCAGCCGAGCCGCCTCCGGAGAGGAACGAGGGGGCGTCGACGAGGACGAGGAAGACGCGGACCTGGACAATGCACTCACCAAGACACGGCGGCTCGTCGAGTGCGCCATGTTCGCATCCGTTGCTGGCCTCGCCTACTTCCTCAGCAACTCCCTCGCCATCGAG AATTACTTCAGCTGCTTTTTTCCATTGCCGATAGTCATCTCCTCCTTGAGATGGGGATTAGAAGCTGGCAGGAAAACAATG GTGGCTACTGTTTTACTGCTCTTCACATTGTCTGGCCCTGTCAAAGCATCGACTTATCTG CTTATGCACGGGGTAGTTGGTCTAGCCATGGGTACTATGTGGAG GTTGGAGACCGATTGGATTGCTTCCATCATAATCTGCTCAATT ATCCGTGCGGTGGGAGCTTGTGGATATGTGTTAGTTTCATCGTTCCTGATACGAGAAAACATTCTTCAATTG ATAACCGTTAACGTGCATGCCTCCTTAACGTACATTCTGGCGGCGGCTGGTATGAACGCAGTTCCATCCATGGATGCAATATATGTAATCTTTGGGACACTG CTTCTACTTAATTGTGGATTCTTTGTCTTCATACTGCACATAATCTACACAATCTTCCTGACCAAGCTTGGAATCAAGCCTTCGCTGAGACCTCCACGATGGCTGGGCAAAGCAACTTTTAGTTGA
- the LOC109732666 gene encoding acyl-coenzyme A oxidase 2, peroxisomal, producing MATMSRSGYGSDDEDSTPAMRRLRRLSLHLLQPSDRPAPEGANSLVPAACAGRRRAGGLDADAAALTAYLRGRHRATQDRLYRFFVERPELHTPVELPMAAHRELCFRQMAALVREAGVRPLSLMADDPDEYFAVMEAVGGLDISLAVKFGVQYSLWGGSIINLGTKKHREKYFDKIDNLDYPGCFAMTELHHGSNVQALQTTATFDSVTDEFIIDTPNDGAIKWWIGNSALHGKFATVFARLILPLQGKGGEPADMGIHAFIVPIRDLETHAVLPGIEINDCGHKIGLNGVDNGALRFRSVRIPRDNLLNRFGDVARDGKYTSSLPTINKRFAATLGELVGGRVSLAYSSVGILKVAVTIAVRYALLRQQFGPPKQPEISVLDYQSHQHKLMPMLASAYALHFARRYLVDKYSEMKKTNDEDISADVHVLSSGLKSYITSYTAKSISICRESCGGHGYAAVNRFGGLRNDHDIFQTFEGDNTVLLQQVAGDLLKQYQQKFKGGTLSVTWNYLRDSMSTYLSQPNPVTARWEGEDHLRDPKFQLDAFRYRTSRLLHSVAARLQKHMKTLGGFGAWNRCLNHLLTLAESHVEAVILARFIEAVKSCPDAKTREVLKLVCDLYALDRIWKDIGTYRNVDYVAPNKAKAIHKLVDYLSYQVRLVARELVDAFDLPDEVIRAPIGMQSEAYAQYTQCVGF from the exons ATGGCCACCATGTCCCGCTCCGGCTACGGCTCCGACGACGAAGACTCCACGCCGGCGATGCGCCGCCTCCGACGCCTCTCCCTCCACCTCCTACAGCCCTCCGATCGACCCGCTCCGGAGGGGGCCAATTCTCTGGTACCCGCCGCGTGCGCAGGGAGGCGGCGGGCGGGGGGCCTGGACGCGGACGCGGCGGCACTCACCGCGTACCTGCGCGGGCGGCACCGTGCGACGCAGGATCGGTTATACAGGTTCTTCGTCGAGCGGCCGGAGCTCCACACGCCCGTCGAGCTGCCCATGGCCGCCCACCGCGAGCTCTGCTTCCGGCAGATGGCAGCGCTCGTTCGCGAGGCCGGGGTGCGGCCGCTCAGCCTCATGGCAGACGACCCCGACGAGTACTTCGCCGTCATGGAGGCCGTCGGCGGGCTCGACATCTCCCTCGCCGTCAAGTTCGGCGTACAGTACAG TCTTTGGGGTGGTTCTATAATAAATTTGGGAACCAAGAAGCACAGGGAAAAGTACTTTGACAAAATCGATAATTTGGATTATCCAGGCTGTTTTGCTATGACAGAACTGCATCATG GATCCAATGTTCAAGCCCTACAGACCACTGCTACATTTGATTCAGTTACTGATGAGTTCATTATTGATACACCAAACGATGGAGCCATTAAGTGGTGGATTGGCAACTCAGCTCTTCATGGAAAATTCGCTACTGTTTTTGCGAGGTTAATTTTACCGCTTCAGGGAAAAGGAGGGGAACCTGCTGACATGGGAATTCATGCATTTATTGTCCCGATTCGGGACCTTGAAACCCATGCTGTTCTTCCTGGAATTGAGATCAATGATTGTGGGCACAAGATAGGCCTAAATGGTGTGGATAATGGTGCCCTGAGATTCCGTTCAGTTAGGATACCCCGTGACAATCTTCTGAACAGATTCGGTGATGTGGCGCGAGATGGAAAATACACAAGCAGTCTCCCCACAATTAATAAAAGATTTGCAGCAACCCTTGGTGAGCTTGTCGGGGGACGAGTTAGTCTTGCATATAGTTCTGTGGGTATACTCAAAGTTGCAGTAACCATTGCTGTTAGATATGCTTTACTGCGTCAACAATTTGGTCCACCTAAGCAGCCTGAAATCAGTGTGCTGGATTACCAATCTCACCAGCACAAACTAATGCCTATGTTGGCATCAGCGTATGCATTACATTTTGCCAGGCGGTATTTGGTAGATAAGTACTCGGAAATGAAGAAAACCAATGACGAGGATATTAGCGCTGATGTCCATGTACTTTCATCTGGGTTGAAGTCCTACATAACTTCATACACAGCAAAATCTATTAGCATATGCCGAGAATCTTGTGGTGGCCATGGGTATGCTGCTGTAAATCGTTTTGGTGGTCTGCGGAATGACCATGATATATTTCAAACATTTGAAGGAGACAATACAGTTCTGCTGCAGCAG GTTGCTGGCGATCTCCTGAAGCAATATCAGCAAAAATTTAAGGGAGGAACACTCTCAGTCACCTGGAACTACTTGAGAGACTCCATGAGCACCTACTTGTCTCAGCCTAACCCCGTTACTGCTCGGTGGGAAGGGGAAGACCATCTAAGGGATCCTAAATTTCAGCTGGATGCATTCAGA TACCGAACATCTAGACTACTGCATAGTGTTGCTGCTCGACTCCAGAAGCACATGAAGACACTTGGAGGTTTTGGTGCGTGGAACAGATGTTTAAACCATCTGCTCACGCTCGCGGAATCACACGTTGAGGCTGTCATCCTCGCAAGGTTTATAGAAGCAGTGAAGAG CTGCCCTGATGCGAAAACACGTGAAGTACTGAAGCTGGTTTGCGACCTTTATGCGCTCGATAGGATCTGGAAAGACATCGGGACATATCGGAATGTAGACTATGTCGCGCCAAACAAAGCCAAG GCTATCCACAAACTGGTAGACTACCTCAGTTACCAAGTGAGGCTTGTTGCTCGAGAACTCGTCGACGCCTTCGATCTTCCAGATGAAGTCATCCGTGCGCCAATCGGCATGCAATCGGAGGCCTACGCTCAGTATACGCAGTGTGTCGGCTTCTag
- the LOC109732665 gene encoding protein HOMOLOG OF MAMMALIAN LYST-INTERACTING PROTEIN 5: protein MGSGTEPAKGLLPYLQRADELQKHEPLVAYYCRLYAMEKGLVIPQKERTKMTNSILVSLINQLEKDKKSLTLGPDDHLHLEGFASSVFAKADKQDRAGRADINTAKTFYAASIFFEILSQFGELQPDLEQKQKYAIWKAAEIRKALKEGRKPEAGPPGGDKDDAPASTTTIDHDMGRSQSFGNRQNGNEASPHPIDKDFSRRDSFSAVQPGNISSRQGAEKFNDHVSAQTHFSPPPPPSEFSSPQSQFSPPPHSSYSSPSYQGTDYPPPDVHNPHPNYSSPSYTSTDYPTNEVHKPPSNYSPPPYTRADHPSDDGYNPQSNDKPDISAYPQTYHQPPYTIEPQHTSQNYYATETPPAPYNYPNFQSYPSFQDSTLPSVTTHQPPFHPASDGGVPTAPSYSPPASNHPAPTQYHPSADATHQVTPPAAPPASQYAYDSNYQPAVEKIAEAHKAARFAVGALAFDDVSIAVEHLKRALDLLTNPSAETH, encoded by the exons ATGGGGAGCGGCACCGAGCCGGCCAAGGGGCTGCTGCCCTACCTGCAGCGCGCCGACGAGCTGCAGAAGCACGAGCCCCTCGTCGCCTACTACT GTCGGTTGTACGCGATGGAGAAGGGGCTGGTGATCCCGCAGAAGGAGCGCACCAAGATGACCAACTCCATCCTCGTCTCCCTCATCAACCAGCTCGAGAAG GATAAGAAATCTTTGACCTTGGGGCCTGATGACCATCTTCATTTGGAGGGGTTTGCATCAAGTGTCTTTGCTAAAGCAGACAAACAGGATCGTGCTGGACGAGCTGACAT AAACACTGCAAAAACCTTCTATGCCGCCAGCATCTTTTTTGAGATTCTCAGTCAGTTTGGTGAGCTTCAACCTGAT CTTGAGCAGAAGCAGAAATATGCCATCTGGAAAGCTGCTGAAATTAGAAAAGCTCTCAAAGAAGGACGAAAGCCTGAAGCTGGCCCTCCTGGTGGGGACAAAGATGACGCACCTGCCAGCACCACTACAATTGATCAT GATATGGGGCGAAGCCAGTCTTTTGGTAACCGGCAGAATGGAAATGAAGCATCACCTCATCCTATAGACAAG GATTTTAGCAGGAGGGATAGCTTTTCTGCTGTCCAGCCAGGAAATATATCTTCTCGACAAGGTGCAGAGAAGTTCAATGATCATGTCTCTGCCCAGACACATTTttcaccaccacctccaccgTCTGAGTTTTCATCTCCACAGTCCCAGTTTTCACCCCCACCACATTCATCTTATTCCTCTCCCTCATACCAAGGAACAGATTACCCTCCTCCTGATGTCCACAACCCACACCCCAATTATTCATCTCCCTCGTACACAAGCACAGACTACCCTACCAATGAGGTCCATAAACCACCATCCAATTATTCACCACCCCCATACACAAGAGCAGACCATCCTTCGGACGATGGCTACAATCCTCAGAGCAATGATAAGCCGGACATTTCAGCTTATCCTCAGACATACCACCAGCCACCCTACACAATTGAACCCCAGCACACCTCTCAAAACTACTACGCTACAGAAACCCCACCTGCTCCATACAACTACCCTAATTTCCAGTCTTACCCAAGCTTCCAGGACAGCACACTACCTTCTGTCACAACCCATCAACCTCCATTCCATCCTGCTAGTGATGGTGGTGTGCCAACTGCTCCATCATACTCTCCTCCGGCATCAAATCATCCTGCACCAACACAGTACCATCCGAGTGCTGATGCTACACACCAGGTTACCCCTCCCGCTGCGCCACCAGCTAGCCAATACGCGTATGACAGCAATTACCAGCCGGCAGTCGAGAAGATCGCTGAGGCTCACAAAGCAGCAAGATTTGCCGTTGGTGCTCTTGCGTTTGATGACGTGTCGATTGCCGTGGAGCACCTGAAGCGCGCGCTGGATCTCCTGACGAACCCTTCTGCAGAAACTCACTAG